A stretch of Mucilaginibacter terrae DNA encodes these proteins:
- a CDS encoding SIR2 family protein, which translates to MKKAGDIRRFFLADEKYLFVGNGPNQLNARFSWDDLLANLCRTTGLVIQRNQKAFPLFFEEISYSLNRNQPVEENIKTLKSYIGQEALKLQPHHLLRELTERNYYKHYLTTNYDYCIEKALAPDFDPLNDRKEKWPKYSLYRFNQIRGRQVWHIHGECQNGFNGKVRDYPESSIMIGFEHYSDYLEKIHHFIKSNDGKGLHDLIQKEIERGQLNWIHLFFIRDIDIIGFGLDYTEAHLWFILNFRARLKRAGVDVPNTIRWIIPTFSRVKETDRIDLLMALEVEVLYVTTQAKDYEEFYRNFINTLR; encoded by the coding sequence ATGAAAAAAGCAGGTGACATCAGGCGGTTTTTTCTTGCTGATGAAAAATATTTATTCGTCGGCAATGGCCCAAATCAGCTTAACGCGCGGTTTTCCTGGGATGACTTACTGGCAAACCTGTGCCGTACCACGGGATTGGTCATTCAACGGAACCAAAAAGCATTCCCATTATTTTTTGAAGAAATTTCTTATAGCCTGAATCGTAATCAACCGGTTGAAGAGAACATCAAAACGCTAAAGAGCTATATCGGACAGGAGGCGTTGAAATTACAGCCGCATCACTTATTGCGGGAGCTAACTGAAAGAAATTATTATAAACACTACCTGACTACCAATTATGATTACTGTATTGAAAAGGCACTGGCTCCCGATTTCGACCCGTTAAATGATAGGAAAGAAAAATGGCCCAAGTACAGTCTGTATCGCTTTAATCAGATTAGGGGGCGCCAGGTCTGGCACATACATGGTGAATGTCAGAACGGTTTTAATGGAAAGGTCAGAGATTACCCGGAGTCTTCCATTATGATCGGCTTTGAGCATTATTCTGATTACCTCGAAAAAATTCATCACTTTATAAAAAGTAATGATGGAAAAGGATTGCATGATCTGATTCAAAAAGAGATCGAGCGGGGTCAATTGAACTGGATACATTTGTTTTTCATTCGTGATATTGACATCATAGGCTTTGGTCTGGACTACACAGAAGCGCATTTGTGGTTTATCCTAAACTTTCGGGCAAGGCTCAAACGTGCGGGTGTAGATGTACCCAATACGATTCGTTGGATCATACCAACGTTCTCCAGAGTTAAAGAAACAGACAGGATAGATCTGCTTATGGCATTAGAAGTTGAAGTATTATATGTTACAACACAAGCAAAGGATTATGAGGAGTTCTATCGTAATTTTATCAATACTTTACGTTAA
- a CDS encoding HNH endonuclease domain-containing protein, with product MNLPHQSDLPINLLAACFNNTVATYKFYWFLAIIGRVENGEMTIAKHSLFAEMVAHSWYTVNYFHLSFGKQDKLQRAIEEIKVIEHLTIDAKRDLIFKHLTQSSEKNTTKILQHFDAEVPHRFLSPWFKAGDKVLAYQYSQNLTNNCLYSVYKDYIEINPNWLNYLKQNAGILKDFCYWNLAVYLQTKNPNVPDIPNKLNKVPMRKALGEQRKFWDIVINELGSVDCIYTNSKLTVGHYAVEHFLPYAFVSHDLMWNLIPADPSFNSSKSDKLVPLEKYFRPYFELQQTALQIIQDKAPKHKFLEDYLTIVPDISLFEYDRVFDQLQPMATIAKNNGFEFLLT from the coding sequence GTGAACCTACCACATCAATCCGATTTACCGATAAATTTGCTGGCCGCCTGTTTCAACAATACGGTAGCTACTTATAAGTTCTATTGGTTTTTGGCTATTATCGGACGGGTAGAAAACGGAGAAATGACTATTGCAAAGCATAGTCTTTTTGCTGAAATGGTTGCACACTCCTGGTACACGGTCAATTATTTTCATCTTTCATTTGGCAAACAGGATAAATTACAACGCGCAATTGAGGAAATCAAAGTGATCGAACACCTAACAATTGATGCCAAAAGAGATCTGATCTTTAAACACCTCACCCAATCCTCAGAAAAGAACACGACAAAAATACTTCAACATTTTGATGCGGAAGTTCCGCACCGATTTCTAAGCCCTTGGTTCAAGGCAGGCGACAAGGTTCTGGCTTATCAGTATTCGCAGAATCTCACTAATAATTGTTTGTACAGTGTTTACAAGGATTACATTGAAATTAATCCCAACTGGCTGAACTACCTGAAACAGAATGCCGGTATCTTAAAGGACTTCTGCTATTGGAACTTAGCTGTTTATTTACAAACTAAAAACCCTAATGTACCAGACATTCCAAATAAGCTCAATAAAGTCCCTATGAGAAAAGCACTTGGCGAGCAACGCAAATTCTGGGACATCGTTATCAATGAATTGGGAAGTGTAGACTGTATTTATACCAACTCGAAGTTAACGGTAGGTCATTATGCTGTAGAGCACTTTTTACCCTATGCTTTTGTTTCACACGATCTCATGTGGAACTTAATTCCTGCCGACCCCTCATTCAACAGTTCCAAAAGCGACAAGTTAGTCCCACTGGAAAAATACTTTCGCCCTTACTTTGAGCTTCAGCAGACGGCTTTGCAAATCATACAGGATAAAGCACCTAAGCATAAATTCCTCGAAGATTATCTGACCATCGTGCCTGATATATCATTGTTTGAATATGACCGGGTATTTGACCAGCTACAACCAATGGCGACCATAGCCAAAAACAATGGATTTGAGTTCTTATTAACGTAA
- a CDS encoding AAA family ATPase, giving the protein MDFKLLAVRPRTGCNKRFLKNLQAGRVYSFYTPIEYLNDGGNQVSLTDEVESLNIKAFQSPDLYSQKLLRGGMIDVNISAVVGKNGSGKSSLIEFFFAAVYLFSVSQGLLKPNDDSLAEDTLQTDRDLQSARERQDVLQTKKQNISDQLAGMAGKRVSMKAIDKLNIELATISAEQQELETLKQEIINKRKYNSRQMRELRSFQVQFKGEMFFQIGSKIYQLRLAGFNKKELNGLFEMNQAGPLSKRIISDLTEITQLADHFFYTIAVNYSHYAMNANHLGEWVNFLFHKNDGYTTPLVINPMRKNGNFDINDEANFARYRLLSNVLLARYENKDDPKVFISDNHHIRVAKFTLNRNKVIGLNRPLFTGNDGLDGDRRYLDLFKRFISDYLEDYSYEQLSETEFVLKDILVNYILQKITRISQRYPGFAIDNLSTDSPAINDLFTLLKNDGSHITYKLKQAVNLLIRCLNPRRRRPFGITAEQLKGKSKFEVTFTLTGLMRWMGNPKPEYLIERLPPSLFEIDFEVSNHKGDKSSFNALSSGEQQLIHSIQAVTYHLNNLQSAHLSSTPRFKYTAINIIYDEIELYFHPDYQRRFISELLSNISRLPRRRQRSIRGINIIFLTHSPFILSDIPQENILLLEVDKSNGKSIPSVVKTQTFASNINELLANSFFLKGTLMGTLAEKRLKNIVQQAKEGQEISKEDNDLIKIIGDSFLKFSMEELTKRN; this is encoded by the coding sequence ATGGACTTTAAACTTCTAGCAGTTCGACCCAGAACCGGTTGCAATAAACGATTTCTTAAAAATCTTCAAGCGGGAAGAGTATACAGTTTCTATACTCCAATCGAATATTTGAATGATGGGGGCAACCAAGTCAGCTTAACTGATGAAGTTGAAAGTTTGAACATTAAAGCTTTTCAAAGCCCCGATTTATATAGTCAAAAATTACTGCGAGGTGGCATGATCGACGTCAATATTTCGGCTGTGGTTGGAAAAAACGGTTCGGGCAAAAGTTCACTTATCGAATTTTTTTTTGCTGCGGTATACCTTTTTTCTGTTAGTCAAGGATTATTAAAACCCAATGATGATAGTTTGGCTGAAGACACCTTACAGACCGATCGCGACTTGCAAAGCGCAAGAGAGCGACAAGATGTGTTGCAAACAAAAAAGCAAAATATTAGCGATCAATTGGCTGGGATGGCTGGGAAGAGGGTTTCAATGAAAGCTATTGATAAGCTAAATATCGAGCTAGCTACGATTAGCGCAGAGCAGCAAGAACTTGAAACATTAAAGCAAGAGATAATTAATAAAAGAAAGTATAACAGTCGGCAAATGCGCGAACTAAGAAGCTTTCAGGTGCAGTTTAAAGGTGAAATGTTTTTCCAAATTGGTAGCAAAATTTATCAACTCCGATTAGCCGGATTTAACAAGAAAGAACTGAACGGGCTTTTTGAAATGAATCAGGCAGGGCCGTTGTCCAAACGTATCATCTCTGATTTAACTGAAATAACGCAGCTTGCCGATCACTTCTTTTATACCATTGCAGTCAATTATTCGCATTATGCGATGAATGCTAACCATTTGGGTGAATGGGTTAATTTTCTATTTCATAAAAACGATGGTTATACTACTCCTCTCGTGATTAACCCGATGCGAAAAAACGGAAATTTCGACATCAATGATGAAGCTAACTTTGCCCGATACCGATTACTATCCAACGTTTTACTCGCGCGGTATGAAAATAAAGATGATCCTAAAGTGTTCATTTCTGACAATCACCATATACGTGTTGCAAAGTTTACCCTAAACCGAAACAAAGTAATCGGATTAAATCGGCCTTTATTCACCGGGAACGACGGTCTTGATGGCGATAGACGTTATCTTGACTTATTTAAACGCTTTATTTCCGATTACTTAGAAGATTACAGTTATGAACAATTATCGGAAACTGAATTTGTCCTAAAAGATATACTAGTCAATTATATTCTGCAAAAAATTACGCGCATCTCTCAACGTTATCCTGGGTTTGCAATCGACAACCTTTCAACGGATAGCCCTGCCATAAATGATCTGTTCACACTATTAAAGAACGACGGTAGCCACATTACTTATAAACTAAAGCAAGCCGTAAACTTATTGATTCGTTGTCTTAATCCGAGACGTCGACGCCCCTTCGGCATCACAGCGGAACAACTTAAAGGAAAATCAAAATTTGAAGTAACTTTCACATTAACCGGGCTCATGCGATGGATGGGTAATCCTAAGCCGGAATATTTAATCGAAAGACTGCCGCCATCACTTTTCGAAATAGATTTTGAAGTTTCAAATCACAAAGGAGATAAATCAAGCTTCAATGCGTTAAGCTCTGGCGAACAGCAGCTCATCCATTCTATTCAAGCTGTCACCTATCACTTGAACAACTTACAATCGGCTCACTTGAGCAGTACGCCGAGATTTAAATACACGGCCATTAACATAATTTATGATGAGATTGAACTCTATTTTCACCCGGATTACCAACGTCGATTTATTTCAGAATTACTAAGTAATATTTCAAGACTGCCGAGGCGTCGCCAACGAAGTATCCGCGGTATTAATATAATTTTTCTGACACACTCGCCATTCATCTTATCAGACATACCTCAAGAGAATATACTGTTGTTAGAAGTTGACAAGAGCAATGGTAAATCAATTCCCAGTGTTGTAAAGACTCAGACATTTGCTTCAAATATTAATGAGCTACTGGCGAATAGTTTCTTCCTCAAAGGCACCCTTATGGGTACTTTGGCCGAAAAGCGTTTGAAAAACATTGTCCAGCAAGCCAAAGAAGGACAAGAGATAAGTAAAGAAGATAACGATTTGATAAAAATCATTGGAGATTCATTTTTAAAGTTCAGCATGGAGGAACTAACTAAACGGAATTAA
- a CDS encoding DUF3883 domain-containing protein — protein sequence MREADFLHDWGGTVYDKNNAEHVAAKNFIIAGPGTKTVYWSNALIKLLPGFETFNWRMWSQKGREGKKHVARFKTYTWARIYKVGDENKDIFFTVGLDGHGRELVYKMDYYFEKNSHLSAAQKDIVDKNIPKILRWRSIPISDLDKYDWQRLITLTRDFIAENTALYDKLIRLAWGETTPEEVFSNSLRKQAPPAKGIPSLPVVNPSFNARDTDYIAEAIEHKEIGDAGEELVKQYEKQRLTAAGRADLAEQVNIVPDGLGYDVRSFDTQGNYLYIEVKTTSSVALTPFYYTINEYIFGERHPGSYFIYRLYNFDDESNTADFYILADPLSKLLLQPIVYKVYYSK from the coding sequence GTGCGTGAAGCTGATTTTCTGCATGATTGGGGTGGAACGGTTTACGATAAAAACAATGCAGAGCATGTGGCAGCTAAAAATTTCATTATTGCAGGGCCGGGTACGAAAACGGTTTACTGGTCTAATGCGCTGATCAAACTGTTGCCGGGATTTGAAACTTTTAATTGGCGAATGTGGAGCCAGAAAGGAAGAGAGGGCAAAAAACACGTTGCGCGTTTTAAAACCTATACCTGGGCGCGGATTTACAAGGTTGGGGATGAGAATAAAGACATCTTTTTTACAGTCGGGTTAGATGGTCATGGCCGTGAGCTCGTTTATAAGATGGATTATTATTTTGAGAAAAACTCCCACCTGTCGGCGGCTCAAAAGGACATTGTCGACAAAAATATTCCTAAAATCCTTCGTTGGCGATCCATTCCTATCAGTGATCTGGACAAGTATGATTGGCAGCGGTTGATAACCCTCACAAGGGATTTTATTGCTGAGAATACGGCATTATATGATAAGCTGATACGTTTGGCCTGGGGCGAAACAACGCCGGAAGAGGTTTTTAGCAATAGCCTGCGAAAGCAAGCGCCTCCGGCTAAAGGCATACCCTCGCTTCCCGTTGTGAATCCATCGTTTAACGCCAGGGATACAGATTATATAGCGGAAGCCATCGAACATAAAGAAATTGGCGATGCAGGTGAAGAGTTGGTTAAACAGTATGAAAAACAAAGATTGACTGCGGCCGGTCGGGCAGATCTTGCTGAACAAGTAAACATCGTTCCTGATGGACTGGGTTATGATGTTCGTTCTTTTGATACACAGGGCAATTATTTATACATAGAAGTAAAAACTACTAGCAGTGTGGCTTTAACACCTTTTTACTACACCATCAACGAATATATTTTTGGTGAGAGACATCCCGGCAGCTATTTTATTTATCGGCTTTATAATTTTGATGATGAGTCAAATACCGCTGATTTTTACATTTTAGCTGATCCATTAAGTAAGCTGCTCTTACAACCTATCGTTTATAAAGTCTATTATTCTAAATGA